ATCAAAACGTCTATGCGGCCCCATTCCTTAAGCAAGCCATCGGTTTGCGATTGCACTTCCTGGAAGTCGGCCACATTGAAATAACAGATCTTTACCCTGGCCCCTTTGGCCTCCACCTCTCTCAGGGTCTGTTCGGCCATGGCCGGATCGGGATCATAATGGTTCAAAAGCAACACCACACCCGGTCCAGCCAAATGCAGGGCAATAGCCCGACCGATGCCCCGTGAGGCCCCGGTGATTAAGATAACGCGTTGGTCTTCATTCATGATGGCTTCCTTTTTTTAAAGATGCTGGATACCGGATCGAATCAAACTCTCCACCGACTGGATTCCCGTTTTCATGGGAATGACGATAATTAGGTTTCGATTACTTTTAACGAATCCATCAAGTATCCAGTATCCCAGTAACGGCATTCTCAGTTATTGCACATTCTCTCTTTCAACTGCCTGATTATTTCCGGAACGACCTCGAAAAGATCGCCCACAATACCATAAGAGGCCACATCAAAGATGGGGGCATGGGGATCGGTATTGATGGCCACAATGGTGTCCGAGGACTGCATCCCGACCAGATGTTGGACCGCCCCGGAAATCCCGATGGCGATATACAGTTTCGGAGCCACGGTCTTCCCGGTCTGCCCCACCTGGTGGGCATAGGAAATCCAACCGGAATCTACAGCCCCCCGGGAAGCTCCAACCGCAGCATTGAGCAATTCGGCCAACTCCCTGATCAGGGAAAAATGCTTCTCTTCCTGCAGGCCCCTCCCTCCGGAGACAATCACATCGGCTTCAGCCAATCGAACTTTCTCAGAAATTTCTTCCACAATCTCCAACAATTTCGTTTTACAATGGATCTGAGACCAATCCAAATCCACCGGGATAATCTCTCCGGAACGTCCGGGTTGCGCATGGCCTTTCTTCATGACCTTGGATCTTACCGTGGCCATCTGGGGCCTCTTCTGAGGACAGATAATCGTGGCCATAATGTTCCCGCCGAAAGCCGGACGGGTTTGAAGCAGGAGCCGTTTTTCGGGATCGATGGATAATTCCGTACAATCGGCCGTCAGGCCGGTCCCGATCTGGGTGGCCACCTTGGGGATAAAAGAGCGGCCGATGGAAGTGGCGCCGGCCAGGAGGATTTCCGGCCGGCAGGTCCGGATGATCCGGGTCAGGACCTCTCCGTAGAGTTCATCGGTAAACCCTTCTAAAGAACGATGATCGGCCACATACACCTGATCCGCTCCGGATTCAATCAGACTCCGGGCCGGGGCGGAAAGATCCTTCCCGATCAGGGCCGCTGAAAGGGACACCTTCAGGATATCGGCCAGTTCCCGCCCCTTGTGCAGCAATTCATAGGCCACTTCAGCCACTTTCCCAAGCCGCTGTTCGGCATAGATCATAACCCCGCTGTATTCACCCGAACTTTGGCCTTCTTCCAGGGAAGGAACGAAAATGGCCCCTTCCGGGCACTCCTCGGCACAGGCCCCGCACAAAGTACACTGGTCGTTGGCATAGGCCTTTCCCTCCCTCATTTCCAGGGCACCAAAAGGGCAGGCCGAGACGCAAATTTCACAGCCGATACATTTTTCTAAATCAATCCGGGTTTGTAGGCTCATCGTTTCTATGAATTGCTCTGAGAATTTTTTTTCTGATATGCAGATAGTTATTCTTTATATTCGAAATCTTGTCAATCTGCGTCGATCTGCGTCCAAAAAGAAAATTCCTATACCATCAAGTAAACTGAAATGAAGGGTTTATCCAGCATCCAGCATCACCCGTTAATTTCCCACAATCAATTTGGCCTGGCTCAACTTTTCCAACAATACCCCGGTCTGCTCCCTGGCCGTCCCCTGGATCCACTCCCTTTCTTTGAGTCTGGGCGGAGGGAAAACCCGAACCACCTGGGTAGCTGATCCCTGCAAGCCCACCCTTTCCGGATCCGCCTCTAAATCTTTTACACCATAAACCGCGATCTTCTGGGTTTTGGCCCGCATTTTTCCTTTTAAAGAAGGTACCCGGGGTTCGTTAATTTCCTTGACCACAGTAAGCAGGGCCGGTAAGGGCAGCTCCAGCCGGTCATAGCCATCGTCCATCAACCGCTGGACAATCATCCGCCCGTCCTGGATCTCTTCGATCTTCCGCACCCAGGTCACATAGGGCAGGGACAGCCGTTCGGCAATGCCCGGTCCTACCTGGGCCGTATCGCCGTCCACGGCCTGCTTTCCGCAAAGGATCACATCAAAGGGACCGATCTTTTCAATTCCTTTGGCCAGGGTATAGGAAGTAGCCCAGGTATCGGCCCCGGCAAAGGCCCGGTCGGAAAGCAAAACCGCCTCGTCGGCCCCGTAAGAGATAGCTTCCCGTAAAGAGGATTCGGCCTGGGGGGGGCCCATGGAACAGACCGTAACCTTCCCGCCGAACTGGTCCTTCAGGCGCAGCCCTGCTTCCAGGGCATACATATCATAAGGATTGATGATGCTTTCCACCCCTTCTCGAATCAAGGTGTGGGTCTTTTCATCCAGCCGGACCTGTCTGGTATCCGGAACCTGTTTTATACAAACGATGATATGCATAATTCGATTGCGGATTGCGGATTGCGGATTGCGGAGTTTTGGTACTTCCTTAATTATGCATGCCTCACTCCGAATTCCGAAATCCGAATTCCGAAATTATTTTTTCCGGCCCCCTTCTTTATTGAGTTCCTGGCCGATGATATTCCTTTGGACCTGATTGGTGCCCTCAAAGATCTGGAGGATCTTGGCATCGCGCATCATTTTTTCAACCGGGTAATCCCTCATATATCCGGTACCCCCAAA
This window of the Deltaproteobacteria bacterium genome carries:
- a CDS encoding electron transfer flavoprotein subunit alpha, which translates into the protein MSLQTRIDLEKCIGCEICVSACPFGALEMREGKAYANDQCTLCGACAEECPEGAIFVPSLEEGQSSGEYSGVMIYAEQRLGKVAEVAYELLHKGRELADILKVSLSAALIGKDLSAPARSLIESGADQVYVADHRSLEGFTDELYGEVLTRIIRTCRPEILLAGATSIGRSFIPKVATQIGTGLTADCTELSIDPEKRLLLQTRPAFGGNIMATIICPQKRPQMATVRSKVMKKGHAQPGRSGEIIPVDLDWSQIHCKTKLLEIVEEISEKVRLAEADVIVSGGRGLQEEKHFSLIRELAELLNAAVGASRGAVDSGWISYAHQVGQTGKTVAPKLYIAIGISGAVQHLVGMQSSDTIVAINTDPHAPIFDVASYGIVGDLFEVVPEIIRQLKERMCNN
- a CDS encoding electron transfer flavoprotein subunit beta/FixA family protein, which gives rise to MHIIVCIKQVPDTRQVRLDEKTHTLIREGVESIINPYDMYALEAGLRLKDQFGGKVTVCSMGPPQAESSLREAISYGADEAVLLSDRAFAGADTWATSYTLAKGIEKIGPFDVILCGKQAVDGDTAQVGPGIAERLSLPYVTWVRKIEEIQDGRMIVQRLMDDGYDRLELPLPALLTVVKEINEPRVPSLKGKMRAKTQKIAVYGVKDLEADPERVGLQGSATQVVRVFPPPRLKEREWIQGTAREQTGVLLEKLSQAKLIVGN